In the Candidatus Omnitrophota bacterium genome, one interval contains:
- the groL gene encoding chaperonin GroEL (60 kDa chaperone family; promotes refolding of misfolded polypeptides especially under stressful conditions; forms two stacked rings of heptamers to form a barrel-shaped 14mer; ends can be capped by GroES; misfolded proteins enter the barrel where they are refolded when GroES binds): protein MSAKQLKYGDEARRAILAGVEKLAQAVKVTLGPKGRNVVLDKKFGSPTVTKDGVSVAKEIELEDPYENMGAQMVKEVAEKTSDLAGDGTTTATILAEAIYKEGLKNVTAGANPMAIKRGIDAAVEKIVTKIAALSKKIDPKKSKEVEQVATIAANNDTLIGKKIAEAFDAVGKDGVITVEESKTMQTELKIVEGMQFDQGYLSPYFSTNLEKMECELDDPYILIYEKKISNIKDMLPLLEKVAKSGRPLVIISEEVEGEALATLVVNSMRKTLSCAAVKAPGYGDRRKAMLDDIAVLTGGTAVTEDRGMKLESVDISNLGRAKKVKIDKDNTTIVEGAGVTAKIKERINQIRVQIENTESSYDKEKLQERLAKLAGGVAIINVGAATESEMKEKKARVEDALHATRAAVEEGIVAGGGVALLRCINDLDKIALKGDEKTGAEIVKRSLEAPVRQLATNAGLEGSVIVERLKIEKDNIGYDINKDEYVDMLESGVIDPAKVTRTALQNAASIAGLLLTTEALVTDAPEKDKPAMPAMPPGGMGGMY, encoded by the coding sequence ATGTCAGCAAAACAATTGAAATACGGTGACGAGGCCAGACGCGCCATTCTCGCCGGTGTCGAGAAGCTCGCGCAGGCCGTGAAGGTCACCCTGGGCCCCAAGGGGCGCAACGTTGTCCTGGACAAAAAATTCGGCTCTCCGACCGTCACCAAAGACGGCGTTTCGGTCGCCAAGGAGATTGAACTCGAAGATCCCTATGAAAACATGGGCGCGCAGATGGTGAAAGAAGTCGCCGAGAAGACCTCCGACCTGGCCGGCGACGGGACCACCACCGCCACCATCCTGGCCGAGGCCATCTATAAGGAAGGCCTCAAGAACGTCACCGCCGGAGCCAATCCCATGGCCATCAAGCGCGGGATCGACGCCGCGGTCGAGAAGATCGTGACCAAGATCGCCGCCCTCTCCAAGAAGATCGACCCCAAGAAATCCAAGGAAGTCGAGCAGGTCGCCACGATCGCCGCGAACAACGACACGCTCATCGGCAAAAAGATCGCCGAGGCGTTCGACGCCGTCGGCAAAGACGGGGTCATCACGGTCGAGGAATCCAAGACCATGCAGACCGAGCTCAAGATCGTCGAAGGCATGCAGTTCGACCAGGGGTATCTGTCCCCGTACTTCTCGACCAACCTCGAGAAGATGGAATGCGAACTGGATGATCCTTACATCCTGATCTACGAGAAGAAAATTTCCAACATCAAGGACATGCTTCCCCTTCTGGAGAAGGTCGCCAAATCCGGCCGGCCGCTGGTCATCATCTCCGAAGAGGTCGAAGGCGAAGCCCTGGCGACCCTGGTCGTCAACTCCATGAGAAAGACCCTGTCCTGCGCCGCTGTCAAAGCGCCGGGCTACGGCGACCGCCGCAAGGCCATGCTGGATGACATCGCCGTCCTCACAGGCGGGACCGCAGTGACCGAAGACCGCGGGATGAAGCTCGAGAGCGTGGACATTTCCAACCTGGGCCGCGCCAAGAAGGTCAAGATCGACAAAGACAACACCACCATCGTCGAAGGCGCCGGTGTGACCGCCAAGATCAAGGAGCGCATCAACCAGATCCGCGTCCAGATCGAGAACACCGAGTCGTCTTATGACAAGGAAAAGCTCCAGGAACGCCTGGCCAAACTCGCCGGCGGCGTTGCCATCATCAACGTCGGTGCCGCTACCGAGTCGGAAATGAAGGAAAAGAAAGCCAGAGTCGAGGACGCCCTGCACGCGACCCGCGCGGCCGTGGAAGAGGGGATCGTTGCCGGCGGCGGAGTGGCCCTCCTGCGCTGTATCAACGATCTGGACAAGATCGCCCTGAAAGGGGATGAAAAAACCGGTGCCGAGATCGTGAAGCGCTCGCTCGAGGCCCCTGTCCGCCAGCTGGCCACCAACGCCGGCCTGGAAGGGTCGGTCATTGTCGAACGCCTGAAAATCGAGAAAGACAACATCGGCTACGACATCAACAAGGACGAGTACGTGGACATGCTGGAATCCGGCGTCATTGACCCGGCCAAAGTCACCCGGACCGCCTTGCAGAACGCCGCCAGTATCGCCGGCCTGCTGTTGACAACCGAGGCCCTGGTCACGGATGCCCCTGAAAAGGACAAACCGGCCATGCCTGCGATGCCCCCGGGCGGAATGGGCGGGATGTATTAA
- a CDS encoding type III pantothenate kinase → MTTLLTVDIGNTSISLGVFAGTKVVRTAMVETTLPFSARRKKLSAAVRALKKNSRAWDGAVICSVVPKATAEVCAVVRKETGVKAVVIGKDIIVPVVNRYRNPRQVGQDRLVCAYAAMELYGAPAVVIDFGTAITFDVVSRRKEYLGGLIVPGIRLSAESLFQKTALLPRVEIMKPGALIGRDTVESILSGLFHGYGAMSRGLIHLIAKHVGGRPKVIVTGGYTELIEKFIAKDIRAIDRHLVFKGMKLLWERHNAV, encoded by the coding sequence GTGACGACACTGCTGACCGTGGACATCGGCAACACCAGCATTTCCCTCGGGGTTTTCGCCGGGACAAAGGTCGTCAGGACCGCGATGGTGGAGACCACGTTGCCTTTTTCCGCCCGCCGGAAAAAACTGTCCGCCGCGGTCCGGGCGCTGAAAAAAAATTCCCGGGCGTGGGACGGGGCCGTGATCTGTTCGGTTGTCCCGAAAGCCACCGCCGAGGTCTGCGCCGTGGTCCGGAAGGAAACGGGCGTTAAAGCTGTCGTCATCGGCAAGGACATCATTGTCCCGGTCGTGAACCGTTACCGGAATCCCCGGCAGGTCGGCCAGGACCGTCTTGTCTGCGCCTACGCGGCCATGGAACTTTACGGCGCGCCGGCCGTTGTCATCGATTTCGGGACCGCCATCACCTTTGACGTCGTCTCCCGCAGAAAAGAATATCTCGGCGGCCTCATTGTCCCGGGCATCCGGTTGTCCGCCGAATCTCTATTCCAGAAAACCGCGCTTTTGCCCCGCGTTGAGATCATGAAGCCCGGCGCGCTGATCGGCCGGGACACGGTGGAAAGTATCTTGAGCGGGCTTTTTCACGGTTACGGCGCCATGAGCCGCGGCCTGATCCACCTGATCGCGAAGCATGTCGGCGGCCGGCCCAAGGTCATCGTGACAGGGGGGTACACGGAGCTGATCGAAAAATTCATCGCGAAAGACATCCGCGCGATCGACCGCCATCTTGTATTTAAGGGAATGAAGCTTTTGTGGGAGCGGCACAACGCGGTTTGA
- a CDS encoding RluA family pseudouridine synthase has protein sequence MQTPVKVLYEDDCLVVFDKPAGLLVIPTPKNEKHTLVDIVNAGRTAGRLHPCHRLDRETSGAIIFAKGKRNQQLMMEVFHKSAVHKKYIAFVRGKLKRPSGEIRLPIQDAFQKKYHRNAPPRTAVTRYKVIKVKHRFSIVEVTPLTGRTNQIRIHFSQIEHPLLGERVYAYGRDFTLKFRRVALHASEIEWKHPVTHEDILVESPLPADMKDFMNSN, from the coding sequence ATGCAAACGCCTGTTAAGGTTTTATATGAGGATGATTGCCTGGTCGTGTTTGACAAACCCGCGGGCCTTCTGGTCATCCCCACGCCGAAAAACGAAAAGCACACCCTGGTCGACATCGTGAACGCGGGGAGGACCGCCGGCCGCCTTCACCCCTGCCACCGGCTGGACCGGGAGACCTCGGGCGCCATCATCTTTGCCAAAGGCAAACGCAACCAGCAGCTGATGATGGAGGTGTTCCACAAGTCCGCGGTCCACAAAAAATACATCGCCTTTGTCCGGGGAAAATTGAAGCGGCCGTCCGGCGAGATCCGCCTGCCGATCCAGGACGCTTTCCAGAAAAAATATCACCGCAACGCCCCGCCCCGCACGGCCGTGACCCGTTACAAAGTCATCAAGGTCAAACACCGGTTCTCGATCGTGGAGGTCACCCCCCTGACCGGGAGGACCAACCAGATCCGCATCCATTTCAGCCAGATCGAGCATCCTCTATTGGGCGAGCGGGTTTACGCTTACGGCCGGGACTTCACCCTCAAATTCCGGAGGGTGGCCCTGCACGCGAGCGAGATCGAGTGGAAGCACCCGGTCACCCATGAGGATATCCTGGTGGAATCCCCTCTGCCGGCGGACATGAAAGATTTCATGAACAGCAATTGA
- a CDS encoding MazG nucleotide pyrophosphohydrolase domain-containing protein yields MENTVEIKGKSLNELSAICHAIAVEKGFWDKERNIGEALMLIVTELAEAMEAHRHQDQANFKEELADTFIRLLDLCGGMNIDIEDEIAQKSAKNKKRPYMHGKVC; encoded by the coding sequence TTGGAAAATACGGTCGAGATCAAAGGAAAATCCCTGAACGAACTGTCCGCGATCTGCCACGCGATCGCCGTTGAAAAAGGCTTCTGGGACAAGGAGCGCAACATCGGCGAGGCCCTGATGCTCATCGTCACCGAGCTGGCCGAGGCCATGGAAGCCCACCGCCACCAGGACCAGGCCAATTTCAAGGAAGAACTGGCCGACACCTTTATCCGCCTGCTGGACCTCTGCGGCGGCATGAACATCGACATCGAAGACGAGATCGCCCAAAAATCCGCCAAAAATAAAAAGCGGCCTTACATGCATGGGAAAGTGTGCTAA
- a CDS encoding GuaB3 family IMP dehydrogenase-related protein, with translation MAEWIGIGRRARRCYGFDEIALVPGMVTINPEEVDISWAIGDKKFTLPFLASGMDGVVDVRFAIEMGKLGGTAVLNLDGIQTRYDNPAEVIEEIAKATPQEATKLVQSVYLKPMKENLIAKRVEEIKKGKVPAVVSCVPQKNTEKIASIAIEAGCDIFVVQSTVATTKHIATQYKVLDMEKFVASSKIPVLMGNVVTYEIALELMEIGVAGVLVGVGPGAACTTRGVLGIGVPQITATADVAAARDHYFKRKGRYIPIITDGGMRIGGEICKAFAAGSDAVMVGSAFAKAEEAPGRGYHWGMATSHANLPRGTRIHVGTTGTLKEILLGPAKVDDGSQNLVGALRTSMGSLGASNLKEMHDVEIIIAPSIQTEGKVFQVGQRVGMGK, from the coding sequence ATGGCAGAGTGGATAGGCATCGGGCGCCGCGCCAGACGGTGCTACGGCTTTGATGAAATCGCCCTGGTTCCGGGCATGGTCACGATCAACCCGGAAGAAGTCGACATCAGCTGGGCCATCGGAGACAAGAAATTCACTCTTCCTTTCCTCGCCTCAGGCATGGATGGGGTTGTGGACGTAAGGTTTGCGATTGAAATGGGCAAGCTGGGAGGGACCGCGGTCCTCAATCTGGACGGCATCCAGACCCGCTACGACAATCCGGCCGAAGTCATCGAAGAGATCGCCAAGGCCACCCCGCAGGAAGCCACCAAGCTGGTCCAGAGCGTCTATCTCAAGCCCATGAAGGAAAACCTCATTGCCAAGCGCGTTGAGGAGATCAAAAAGGGCAAAGTTCCCGCAGTTGTCAGCTGTGTCCCGCAGAAAAACACCGAAAAGATCGCCAGCATCGCCATCGAAGCCGGCTGTGACATTTTTGTCGTCCAGTCCACGGTCGCCACGACCAAGCACATCGCCACGCAGTACAAAGTCCTCGACATGGAAAAATTCGTCGCCAGTTCCAAGATTCCGGTGCTCATGGGCAACGTCGTGACCTATGAGATCGCCCTGGAGCTCATGGAAATCGGCGTCGCCGGCGTTCTTGTGGGTGTCGGGCCGGGCGCGGCCTGCACGACCCGCGGGGTCCTGGGCATCGGCGTTCCGCAGATCACGGCCACCGCGGACGTCGCGGCGGCCAGAGACCACTATTTCAAACGCAAGGGAAGATACATCCCGATCATCACCGACGGCGGCATGCGCATCGGCGGCGAGATCTGCAAGGCCTTCGCGGCCGGTTCCGACGCGGTCATGGTCGGCTCCGCCTTTGCCAAGGCCGAGGAAGCGCCGGGCCGGGGGTATCACTGGGGCATGGCCACGTCCCACGCCAACCTCCCGCGCGGCACCCGCATCCATGTCGGCACCACCGGCACGCTCAAGGAGATCCTTCTCGGGCCGGCCAAGGTGGACGACGGCTCCCAGAACCTCGTCGGTGCGTTGCGCACCTCCATGGGTTCGCTGGGCGCGTCCAACCTCAAGGAAATGCACGACGTCGAGATCATCATCGCCCCGTCCATCCAGACCGAAGGCAAAGTCTTCCAGGTCGGGCAGAGGGTAGGGATGGGCAAGTAA
- the groES gene encoding co-chaperone GroES — MKIQPLGDRIVVEPLEAAEKTKGGILLPDTAKEKPQEGKVVAVGKGKLLDNGQIHALEVKVGDRVLYGKYSGSEITNKDGDELLIMREEDVLAVLS; from the coding sequence GTGAAGATCCAACCGTTAGGAGACAGAATCGTTGTAGAACCGCTCGAAGCGGCAGAAAAGACCAAGGGCGGAATTCTCCTGCCGGACACGGCCAAGGAGAAGCCCCAGGAAGGCAAAGTCGTGGCTGTCGGCAAAGGCAAGCTTTTGGACAACGGCCAGATCCACGCGCTGGAAGTCAAGGTCGGGGACAGGGTCCTTTACGGAAAATACAGCGGCTCCGAGATCACCAACAAAGACGGTGACGAGCTGTTAATCATGAGGGAAGAAGACGTTTTGGCCGTCCTCAGCTAA
- the uvrB gene encoding excinuclease ABC subunit UvrB, whose translation MEKFVLQSKFKPVTEQSGAIDGLMANFQKGAQAQVLLGVTGSGKTFTLANVIEKINRPTLVISHNKTLAAQLYSEFREFFPHNAVEYFVSYYDYYQPEAYVPQTDVFIEKDASINDRLDRLRLAATTSLMSRRDVIIVASVSCIYNLGSPDDYKEYLVYLEKGQAAGRDEVLRKLIDIQYERNDYDFSRGKFRVRGDVVEVFPAYRQDALRVEFFGDEIEKITQFDPLTGGEIAALSKAAVYPAKHFIVSQPKVEEAIKEIEAELEARLKQLQSQGKLLEAQRLQSRTKYDMEMIREMGYCHGIENYSQALSGRPPGSRPFCLLDYFPKDFLVLIDESHVTASQVRGMYEGDRARKETLVEYGFRLPSCLDNRPLKFPEFMSIIGQRIYVSATPGPFEIKDSQGYVVEQIIRPTGIVDPPIFVRPTQGQVDDLVKEALKRVERNERVLVTTLTKRMSEDLCEYLQGKGLKVKYLHSDIETIDRTKILQDLRMKKFDCLIGVNLLREGLDLPEVSLVAIFDADKQGFLRSQTSLIQVGGRAARNINGEVIMYADSISPAMQAAIEECERRRTIQIAFNKEHGITPTTIQKAIKLGIEEYAEEAEELVVSVIGENAEQYEINSFIAELERQMELAARNLEFEKAAKIRDRIKDLKDGTPGTALAPAAKGAGGTKSAGNPAKRRHHT comes from the coding sequence ATGGAAAAATTCGTCCTCCAGAGCAAATTCAAGCCGGTGACGGAGCAAAGCGGCGCCATTGACGGGCTCATGGCCAATTTTCAAAAAGGCGCCCAGGCCCAGGTCCTTCTCGGCGTGACCGGGAGCGGCAAGACCTTCACCCTGGCCAACGTCATTGAGAAGATCAACCGCCCCACGCTGGTCATCTCCCACAACAAGACCCTCGCCGCCCAGCTTTACAGCGAATTCCGCGAATTCTTCCCCCACAACGCCGTCGAATATTTCGTCAGCTATTACGATTATTACCAGCCCGAGGCCTACGTTCCCCAGACCGACGTCTTCATCGAAAAGGACGCCTCTATCAACGACCGGCTGGACCGCCTGCGGCTCGCGGCCACGACCTCGCTGATGTCCCGTCGGGACGTGATCATTGTCGCCAGCGTGTCCTGTATTTACAACCTCGGTTCGCCGGACGATTATAAGGAATACCTGGTCTATCTGGAGAAGGGGCAGGCCGCCGGCCGCGACGAAGTTCTGCGCAAGCTGATTGACATCCAGTATGAGCGCAACGATTACGATTTCAGCCGCGGCAAGTTCCGCGTCCGGGGCGACGTGGTCGAGGTGTTCCCGGCCTACCGCCAGGACGCCCTGCGCGTCGAGTTTTTCGGCGACGAGATCGAAAAGATCACTCAGTTCGACCCGCTGACCGGCGGGGAAATTGCCGCTTTGTCCAAGGCCGCGGTGTATCCGGCCAAACATTTCATCGTGTCCCAGCCCAAGGTGGAGGAGGCGATCAAAGAGATCGAGGCCGAGCTGGAGGCGCGGCTCAAACAGCTCCAGTCCCAGGGCAAGCTCCTGGAAGCCCAGCGCCTGCAGTCCCGCACGAAATACGACATGGAAATGATCCGGGAAATGGGATACTGCCACGGCATCGAAAATTATTCGCAGGCCCTGTCCGGCCGTCCGCCGGGAAGCCGGCCGTTCTGCCTGCTGGATTATTTCCCGAAGGATTTTCTGGTTTTGATCGACGAGTCGCACGTGACCGCTTCGCAGGTCCGGGGGATGTATGAAGGGGACCGCGCGCGGAAAGAGACCCTGGTCGAATACGGCTTCCGCCTGCCGTCGTGCCTGGACAACCGCCCCCTGAAATTTCCTGAGTTTATGTCCATCATCGGGCAGAGGATCTACGTGTCCGCGACCCCCGGGCCGTTCGAGATCAAGGATTCGCAGGGTTACGTGGTCGAGCAGATCATCCGCCCGACGGGGATCGTGGACCCGCCCATCTTTGTGCGGCCCACCCAGGGCCAGGTCGATGACCTGGTGAAGGAAGCGCTCAAACGCGTGGAGCGCAACGAGCGCGTCCTTGTCACCACGCTGACCAAACGCATGTCCGAGGACCTGTGCGAATATCTCCAAGGCAAGGGGCTCAAGGTCAAATATCTGCATTCGGACATCGAGACCATCGACCGGACAAAGATCCTGCAGGACCTGCGCATGAAAAAGTTCGACTGCCTCATCGGGGTCAACCTCCTGCGCGAAGGTCTGGACCTGCCGGAAGTCTCCCTGGTGGCGATCTTCGACGCGGACAAGCAGGGTTTCCTGCGGTCGCAGACGTCCCTGATCCAGGTCGGCGGGCGCGCCGCGCGCAACATCAACGGCGAGGTCATCATGTACGCCGATTCCATCAGTCCGGCCATGCAGGCCGCCATCGAGGAATGCGAGCGCCGCCGGACGATCCAGATCGCCTTCAACAAAGAGCACGGCATCACGCCCACCACTATCCAGAAGGCGATAAAATTGGGCATCGAGGAATACGCCGAGGAGGCGGAGGAGCTGGTGGTGTCCGTCATCGGCGAGAACGCGGAACAATACGAGATCAACAGTTTCATCGCCGAGCTGGAGCGGCAGATGGAGCTGGCCGCGAGAAATCTGGAATTTGAGAAAGCGGCCAAAATCCGTGATAGAATCAAGGACCTGAAAGACGGGACCCCCGGCACCGCTCTCGCGCCTGCGGCCAAGGGCGCGGGCGGGACGAAATCCGCGGGAAACCCCGCGAAACGGAGACATCACACGTGA
- the guaA gene encoding glutamine-hydrolyzing GMP synthase translates to MAKKTQKKTPKTKNLPKTKKLKKAQTLTTLKNPVRKHSGWTSHKPFRRQLTKAPVAARRGVLRIKSINAHRRTALKLRGKLPTVSVKITKQRLKDLILVLDFGSQYTQLIARRIRENKVFSKIVPYNITVEEIRKHNPKGLVLSGGPLSVYDKGAPLPHKEIFNMGLPILGVCYGMQAITHLFGGDVKRSKEREFGRAELFIDSNKDLFANLPTNLTCWMSHSDELKKLPQGFVSIAHTLSAPTAAIANRAKKIWAVQFHPEVVHTQRGASILQNFAFHICGCLPRWTMDKFADAAVRQVAETAAKKRVVLGLSGGVDSSVAAMLIHKAIGKDLYCIFVDNGLLRNNEVSVVQKTFKGTFNMNLITVDASQRFLNRLKGVTDPEQKRKIIGEEFVKVFQENAKKIRGVHFLAQGTLYPDVIESISPLGGPSATIKSHHNVGGLPKNMKLELIEPLRELFKDEVRVIGKHLGLPEQILLRQPFPGPGLAIRIIGEVTKERINILRDADERVLEEIKRANLYNQIWQSFAVLLPIKTVGVMGDQRTYENVIAIRCVTSVDGMTADWVQLPYDLLGRIANRIINEVPGVNRVVYDVSSKPPATIEWE, encoded by the coding sequence ATGGCAAAGAAGACCCAAAAGAAAACTCCGAAGACAAAAAATCTTCCGAAGACAAAGAAGCTCAAGAAAGCCCAGACGCTCACGACGCTCAAGAACCCCGTGAGGAAACACTCCGGCTGGACATCGCACAAGCCGTTTCGGAGGCAATTGACCAAGGCCCCGGTGGCCGCCCGCAGAGGGGTCCTGCGCATCAAGAGCATCAACGCCCACCGCCGCACGGCCCTGAAACTGCGCGGCAAGCTCCCGACGGTTTCCGTCAAGATCACCAAACAGCGCCTCAAGGATTTGATCCTTGTCCTGGATTTCGGCTCGCAGTACACCCAGCTCATCGCCCGGCGCATCCGTGAGAACAAGGTCTTCAGCAAGATCGTCCCTTACAACATCACGGTGGAGGAGATCCGCAAGCATAACCCGAAGGGTCTGGTCCTGTCCGGCGGGCCCTTGAGCGTGTATGACAAAGGCGCCCCGCTTCCGCACAAAGAAATTTTCAACATGGGTCTTCCCATCCTGGGCGTCTGCTACGGCATGCAGGCCATCACCCATTTGTTCGGCGGGGACGTCAAGAGGAGCAAGGAGCGCGAGTTCGGCCGCGCCGAGCTGTTCATCGACAGCAACAAAGACCTGTTCGCCAATCTCCCGACCAACCTGACCTGCTGGATGAGCCATTCCGACGAATTGAAGAAGCTCCCGCAGGGATTCGTTTCCATCGCGCACACGCTCAGCGCCCCCACGGCCGCCATCGCCAACCGCGCGAAAAAGATCTGGGCCGTCCAGTTCCATCCGGAGGTCGTTCACACCCAGCGCGGGGCGAGCATCCTCCAGAACTTCGCGTTCCATATCTGCGGCTGTCTGCCGCGCTGGACCATGGACAAGTTCGCGGACGCGGCTGTCCGCCAGGTCGCAGAGACCGCGGCCAAGAAGCGCGTGGTCTTAGGGCTGAGCGGCGGGGTGGATTCCTCGGTCGCCGCCATGCTGATCCATAAGGCGATCGGCAAGGACCTTTACTGCATCTTTGTGGACAACGGCCTTCTGCGCAACAACGAAGTGTCTGTCGTGCAGAAGACCTTCAAGGGCACCTTCAACATGAACCTCATCACGGTCGACGCGTCCCAGCGGTTTTTAAACCGCTTGAAGGGCGTCACCGACCCCGAGCAGAAACGCAAGATCATCGGCGAGGAGTTCGTGAAGGTCTTCCAGGAGAACGCCAAGAAGATCAGGGGCGTGCATTTTCTGGCCCAGGGCACGCTGTATCCGGACGTCATCGAGTCCATCTCGCCGCTGGGAGGCCCGTCCGCCACCATCAAGAGCCATCACAACGTCGGGGGGCTCCCGAAGAACATGAAGCTGGAGCTGATCGAGCCCCTGCGCGAGCTGTTCAAGGACGAAGTCCGCGTCATCGGAAAGCACCTCGGCCTGCCGGAGCAGATCCTCCTGCGCCAGCCGTTTCCCGGACCCGGCCTCGCCATCCGCATCATCGGCGAAGTCACCAAAGAGCGCATCAACATCCTCCGCGACGCCGATGAGCGCGTCCTGGAAGAGATCAAGAGGGCCAACCTCTACAACCAGATCTGGCAGTCGTTCGCCGTTCTGCTTCCCATCAAAACGGTCGGCGTCATGGGCGACCAGCGCACCTACGAGAACGTCATCGCCATCCGTTGTGTCACGAGCGTGGACGGCATGACCGCCGACTGGGTGCAATTGCCCTATGACCTTTTGGGCCGCATCGCCAACCGCATCATCAACGAAGTCCCCGGCGTGAACCGCGTGGTTTACGACGTGAGTTCGAAGCCACCGGCGACGATTGAGTGGGAGTAG